gaatttattccttgataaaacaggattaccaacaaaatttataattgttgcatattgctcggtactggtattcagctgttgtttgcttttaaaaaccaagggaaatttggttggtaatcctatttttatcaaaaggaagaaattttatgctaagcaaatttgtgtgattaggtaagcagctctatgaaattgggcccagaccaaAGCTCTGCGGACCCGAGGAGCATCGACTGCATCAAGGcctatttatttaaaatattagtATATTTTTTGGAGACCTTTTCCTTCATCTTCAAGAACCTGTTTCATGATAACTGATGTATGGCTTTTCTTTGTCAAATTAATAAGATGAAAGCATGGGCGTATCATGCCACCACTTTTGCATTCGTTTCATTCATTAAATCAGTATCCAATTCACTCAAAGAGATATaccttttggtaaaaaattaGTGGGACAGTGGTGACAGCGTTCGGAtccaataataaaacaaattcatcaaaacaaaagaaagtggaaaaaaataaaataaaatactactCACttgtttcgaaaaaaaaaaaagggatattcttttatttttgtcacaaaGTGGACAAGTTGTGACGATACGGACATTTTTCCAGTAATAAACCGATAttctaaaagaaaaagaaaaaaaaaggaaagtaacatataaatacaaatattttctcTGTTGTCCTATTTCGGGGTTAGTTTTGATTGGCTTTTCTCACATCTTCAAGTGCTTTTTTCTTGATTTTCCTTTTGGTAAAAACTAAATACAATTAACTTTGTTTTCTCAGTTGTAGTGTTTTTGAGTTCGTACTATCTCCGCTCCACCATCCTCCACTCACCATGGGTCTTACTGTATACGCACACGGCGTGTCCCAACCTTCGCGGACAGTCAACATATTCTGCAAAGTCAACAAACTCGACTACACAGACACAAGTATCGACTTGATGACTGGTGAGaaaatagttcaaattttacccaaTCAAACCATGGCAGTTTAGGTATTATACATGATTGGTTGAATGGTTGAACTGACAAACTAGTCAGTTTCTGGTTTGATTTGCAGCAATGGTGccgcaccttgtaaaccatttcatggggctattatgtaaaaggagtaggtctcatgatggacccttcccatgaaatatgctaatcacattcacgcatgcgtacagaccctgttggttggcaaacgccatagagttgtgcactaagcagacgcgcaatcgcgtctgcgtcacgcacccattagatgtgtacaaaacagcgcgatgttccctcattttgccaaccaaaacgttagtgcgcacgcgctatgtgcaatttacatatttcatgggaagggtctattcaaACGTACAGCCTAACAAACTttacaggaaaatactgaatgtgtAAGTGCCTTGAGCGcgttataagaagccactattagtTACAGACGGTGTTTATGATTTATGTGATGAGCCACGATACATGGAATTACATAACTGGGAAAGTTTGGATTTAAACCGTTGTCTGAGTCACACAAAAAAactgatagaaaaaaaaacatccaaaaTTTCCTTATCAATCTTGTATACGTCTTTACCATTTTCTTAAACTTCTCCCCATCACTCCCATACTTTATTTTCCTCCAATTAAATGACGACTgataatcatttatttttttacctttaaatgtttttaatattgTCGGTTTTTGTTTCCAGGTGAACACAAGAAGGAGCCTTACTTGAAGATTAACCCTGCGGGACAGGTCCCAGCTATTGTTGATGATGATTTCTGTCTTGCAGAATGGTAAGTCATTGAGAACTTCAttactgtaaaaaaacaaaaacaaaaacttttttttttttgacatctgttctttcttttttccctgCATTTTAGAACGTTTTATATACTTTGTACAGAAAGTTCCTTGTGGAGCAACACTGTCTTAAGAATTCCCGTAAAAATGGAGACACTTTGTTTTCTCCTTTCTGTTGCCGTTGTTCTAATATTCCCTTTTCTAAAGAGTTCCCTTGTGGGGTCCAGGTTGAAAAGGAAAACCCCCATAAAGAAGCACTCTGAGCAAGCATGTACAATGAGCCGATAACTAATCAATACTAGTTTTCCTCAAACCTATATCTATTATATTCAgacattttataaataatatatatattatattattatgtattttatgTACACAGTGGCACAATCTTGAAGTACATTGCTCAGAAGTTCAAGGTGGCCGATCACTGGTACCCGACAGGAGATCTCGTTGCCCAGGCTCGTGTTAATGAGTACATTGACTGGCAACACACCGGGTTAAGAAAGGCCGGTTGCGACATCTTCATCGGAACTGTAAGTGCATATACATAACTATAGCTTTTGTTGGACGATTTCAATAATATGGGCTAACTGTTATACTTTTTATATACTATGTATGGGCTAAACTGTTGTACCTTTTGGTAAACTATGTATGGGCTAACTGTTATACCTTTTGGTTAAACTATGTATGGGCTAACTGTTATACCTTTTGGTATACtatgtacacattttgtataTACTATGTATGTATTATGTTATCTAGGAAGAGCATGAcataacttcaaaatgtttactttatcCAAAGGTGTTCACCCCGATGTCCACCGGCAAGCCGATCGACGAGGAGAAATTGGCTAAAGATTATGAGACATTTGACAAGACTCTTGGAGTGATGGAGATGATGTTTCTTAAGGATAAGCAGTTCCTTTGCGCCGACAAGATCAGCATCGCTGACATAATGGCCATCTCAGAGGTGAGTGAGATTATAGGAAAGGGACCAAGGGAGGAGTTAGAACGTCCCATCGTCAAAACGAACAATGCTCACCGCCGCTAGCACCAGTGATTTAACAACCATTCCTTCTCTGCAtggaatattttaaaaacttaaacgTTATTTGAAGTATTTTCACTTTCTTAACAAAATTCTGAAAAGAAGAAACGTCAAGTATTGAAACAAATTTCTCTCCGTTGGCCGCAGCTGGCCATCGATCAGAGATGGTTCATCGCCTACGGAAAATCATGCCGGCTTAAAACAGCTTCTTTCTGAATGTAAATGGAGGAAAtcgttttatgattatgaaCATTCAATTCCATGGTTACTCATGGTTTTACAGCGCAACCGTTACTGGACGAGCATCTGGCGATCACTTTACATTTTCTAAGAGAAAAGCTTTGGGTGATAGtcgttgtgtttttgtttttaactccTTCCGTGGTCCTTTCCCTATAGTGATAATTGAACCTTTGTCTTCGTCTCTAGACCGGGATTTGAACATCAAAGTTAAATTTGTAAACCTTCTCTTCAAGCTTTTTGACGCAATAactgatttattattattaactattaTTTACAGTTGACGCAAGTGTTGTCAATCCAACGACACGACGTATTGGCCAAGCACCCCAAGTTGGCAGCGTGGAAAGACCGAGTGGTCAAGGAGCTGAACCCGTGCTACGACGAAGTCAACAAGGTCCTCATGGGCTTCGTTGCCAGCATCAAGAAATAAGAACATTCATCCGAACATAATATATAAGGATTCGATTAATTTATTTTCCGGCGTTTTTTCACCCTTTTCTTGAAAACATAATTATGTTCACATAATCCGTAAGTTTACATCAAGAAGTAAGACATTCATTCGAACATAATAACTAAGGATTTGATTAATTTATTCTCTAAGGTTTTTTCcacctgtttctcaaaaacataaTTTACGAGAACTAAACAGATTTTCGTCTTCTTTTATCCACTAATACCTTTTggtatttttgaaaaatgaaactTTTCTTGATAAAGCTCGACCAGTGTACATAATATCTATGTGTACATTAAactctttattttttatattgataTAGTCTCGTAGATTTTGTAAAACGTAAAACAACCAGAGTCACATTTTCCTTAAAATCCCTCGGACTTAAACAAtcaagaacaaaatatattataaaAACTATAAGTATTATTGGGAGTTATTTTGGTGAAACAAATCATGATTTTTCTCACGACGGTATCGTATTATATTTCTTTCAAAGTTCTTTGCAAACAAGAGCAAGTTTTGGAGCAGGAAATAAACTGTAAATCAGAAGAGATCTTATCAGTTCTCCATATCATGTCTACTTTTTTCATGTAACAACATTCGTGTGTGTGTTCTTTACATTTTCTCCACTGTATATGCCTATACTTATTATTTAATGTTAACTATAGCTTTTTAAAAGTTAGTGAAACAAATAGATCTCCCATGTCAAAAACCATGTtctatgaaataaatgtattaacAACTTTTCATTTGAACACCCGAATTATTAAAAACTTCGTTTGAAAACTGAATGCTCtgttgaatcagcattcaactAAACATGGATGTAAGGCGGCAATAAATGATTCTTATGTATCGTTTAAATGCGAgatgtttttgatattttatttgaaatcgCTCACGTGTGTCTTTGACATATGTTTagtattatattttgtttcactCACAGGACCtttattaacattttatttGAGTTGTGCTTCACAAAAATACCCTGTCATGTATTATTGTGTTCGTCCCTGTTCTGAGTGGTTAACCGAGGTTTCTACCTTTTGTAAATATTCTGTATGTAATCCTTCTTAACAACGTAACATGGCTTCGCAATACCAGCGATTACGTAACTTATTGTCCCAGAAACATGCTTCGGCCACGTGAAACTAAAAATACCCCCTTCACCCGTAAAGTTGTATTCACCCCAGCAATGAGAgcaaacattgaaagggggccgGGGACTGGGGGCCCAacgagacattttttttttagcattaacaaatttattaaaataacatGAGAAGAAGGCACAAATAATAAACGTCCATTACTTGCAGAACGGGGCGTAAAAGTAGgaacaaattaataattaaatattgtttttaaaaatagattaaaaagggggggggggcttaattTCGTTATGGGGCCTTACGAGATAAATGGTCAGGATTCTATTGTGttgctttgttttggtttatgtttacaggtttgcataaaacttacatgacATAAAATGGTAAAAAACGTTCcttgaaaataatatttcaaataaaaatgttagCTTTTTAAAAGTTAGTGGAACAAACAGATCTCCCATGTCAAAACCATGTTCCGTGGAAATAGatgtattaacaaaaaaatgttttcatttgaaCACCCGAGTTATTAAACTTGGTTGAAAACTGAATGCTCCGTTGAATCAGCACTCAACATTAAAATGCAGTAATTAAATTTCGCCGGTTCGGTATCACTTGTCAGAAAGATGTTCACTCAATTTTATTAGGCCGCAACTTTTTTGTTGTCTCTttgacccccacccccccccccccccccgtagaGATGCAAGAATGACAATCTATTCTAACGAAAGGCTTATGACTCCAGCCATCTCCAGCCCACTTTTCTTTcaagacattggacacctttggaaattgtcaaacgaccagtcttctcacttggtgtatcttaacatatgaaAAATTTactcttcctcgaaaactacgttacttcagagggagccgtttctcacaaggttttatactatcaacagctctccgttgcgtgttaccaagtaagcttttatgctaacaattatcttttttagtaactaccaatagtgtccagtgcctttaagagttgAATTGGCACTTGTCTGAAGGACACGTGATGAGGACTGTCTGACAACCCAATGGTCCTTGAATACCATAACAACACTAAGTAGTTATAACCTGAGTGTACAAAGCAGTTGAATAGATGATTCCACAAGTGGCTtataaaaagaaacacagttcgttgtatagacttgtggacaagtcattatGGTTGTCGTGGTGATAGCCAAGTCGAGGTCTCCATGACTTGCACTTTTTTTGAGATGGGCTCCACGTGTTATTAACCCTCGAGAGAGATGAATCAAATCaatataaggccgtgtccgaattggcgacttcggctacagctacggctagggcgcgcgcgtctgctattcttcaacactgacagacgcgctgatctagccgtagctgtagccgaagtcgccaattcggacacggcctaagcaTTGATGGGTTGGGTATGTGTACGTTATGGTTGTCGTGGTGATAGCCAAGTCGAGGTCTCCATGACTTGCACTTTTTTTGAGATGGGCTCCACGTGTTATTAACCCTCGAGAGAGATGAATCAAATCAATATAAGCATTGATGGGTTGGGTATGTGTACCGCATTGTATACTTAGTTTCTTTTTGTTGGCTGTATGGTTTCATAAGTCTATCCTGCCCGATGAAAGAAGTATAGGCCTTACTGCAGAACGGTTACGCAAAGCGGGAGATTTGATACTTGTTTGTTGTTGAAGTATTCATATGGGGCTTGGTCGGAGTTGGGGGGCGGGGGAGCGGGGGGTGGGGAAGGGAGGCAACGGAACACTCGGGCAAAACAGTGGGGAAAATTTAGGCAATCAATAAAAGATGAAAAtggcggggggggggttgaaattGGTAcgttaccatggaggaagtgaTCACGCAGTGACCACGCTCCTTCCAAGAACACCTCAAGGTCTCAAAATGACTTGCATTTTTTAGAGAGGGGTTCCACGTGTTAATAACCGTAAAGGAATGAATCAAATCAATAAGCATTGATGGGTTGGGTATGTTGACCGCATTGTATACCATCATTAATAATGTAAAAATTGATGTAATTTTCGTATGTGTCTCTCTCTCTTTTgtctctttctttttttgctgTGGTTACATA
Above is a genomic segment from Asterias amurensis chromosome 6, ASM3211899v1 containing:
- the LOC139938196 gene encoding uncharacterized protein, with amino-acid sequence MGLTVYGDMISQPSRSVFLFCKVTGVPYTEKPIAIFKGEHKGEDYLKINPFGQVPSIKDDDFVLTECFSIMKYLADKHKVADHWYPAELKARAKVNEYLDWHHTGLRKGGMDICREQFLKPLLFGMPTDEEKLVKDYDNFDKILGVVEKTFLGDGDFLCGDEITIADICAISEFTEIFWFQRPGTDILANHPKLAAWKDRVAKLLNPAYDEVHQDLVKFAESKNCSVFEFVLSPLHHPPLTMGLTVYAHGVSQPSRTVNIFCKVNKLDYTDTSIDLMTGEHKKEPYLKINPAGQVPAIVDDDFCLAECGTILKYIAQKFKVADHWYPTGDLVAQARVNEYIDWQHTGLRKAGCDIFIGTVFTPMSTGKPIDEEKLAKDYETFDKTLGVMEMMFLKDKQFLCADKISIADIMAISELTQVLSIQRHDVLAKHPKLAAWKDRVVKELNPCYDEVNKVLMGFVASIKK